The following are from one region of the Variovorax sp. V213 genome:
- a CDS encoding UDP-2,3-diacylglucosamine diphosphatase: MQRDDAFLRAWRDTATRAPEPEDDDLARPPLRYRTLWISDLHLGTPGCQARALLDFLKHTECETLFLVGDIIDGWQLKRHWYWPQAHNDVIQKLLRKARKGTRVIFIPGNHDEFARKYLHHNFGGIDVAEEWIHETADGRKLWIIHGDLFDGVIQCAKWLAHVGDSLYEFTLKLNRHLNSLRARMGLPYWSLSKYLKGKVKRAVSYVGDFENAVAREARKRGVQGVVCGHIHHAEMRDIDGILYCNDGDWVESLTALAEHADGTLEIIDWAQHMPVPAKAGAQREPLAA; the protein is encoded by the coding sequence ATGCAACGCGACGATGCTTTCCTCCGCGCATGGCGCGACACTGCGACCCGGGCTCCCGAGCCGGAGGACGACGATCTTGCGCGCCCGCCGCTGCGCTATCGCACCCTCTGGATCTCCGACCTGCACCTGGGCACGCCCGGCTGCCAGGCTCGCGCGCTACTCGATTTCCTGAAGCACACCGAGTGCGAAACCCTGTTCCTGGTCGGCGACATCATCGACGGCTGGCAGCTCAAGCGCCACTGGTACTGGCCGCAGGCGCACAACGACGTGATCCAGAAGTTGCTGCGCAAGGCGCGCAAGGGCACCCGCGTGATCTTCATCCCGGGCAACCACGACGAGTTCGCGCGCAAGTACCTGCACCACAACTTCGGCGGCATCGACGTTGCCGAAGAGTGGATCCACGAGACCGCCGACGGCCGCAAGCTCTGGATCATTCACGGCGATCTGTTCGACGGCGTGATCCAGTGCGCCAAGTGGCTCGCGCACGTGGGCGACTCGCTCTACGAATTCACGCTCAAGCTCAACCGCCATCTCAACTCGCTGCGCGCGCGCATGGGGCTGCCGTACTGGTCGCTCTCCAAGTACCTCAAGGGCAAGGTCAAGCGCGCCGTGAGCTACGTGGGCGACTTCGAGAATGCCGTGGCGCGCGAGGCCCGCAAGCGCGGCGTGCAGGGCGTGGTCTGCGGCCACATCCACCACGCCGAAATGCGCGACATCGACGGCATCCTCTACTGCAACGACGGCGATTGGGTCGAAAGCCTCACGGCGCTGGCCGAGCATGCCGACGGCACGCTGGAGATCATCGATTGGGCGCAGCACATGCCGGTGCCCGCGAAGGCCGGCGCGCAGCGCGAGCCCCTCGCGGCCTGA
- a CDS encoding c-type cytochrome: MRYLGWTLLALVLLLGTAAAGIVALNLRGEDPLPEQAEAFNATPQQVERGRYLALAGNCTGCHTTRGGQPYAGGLPIETPFGTVYSSNLTPDAKAGIGSWSSAHFWRAMHNGRSKDGRLLYPAFPYPNFTQVTREDSDAIYAYLRSVPPAPAPNLAHRLRFPYDTQAALAVWRALSFKPEAFVAKPGKPAEWNRGAYLVGGLGHCIACHGSRDSLGATQANLGLSGGLIAVQNWYAPSLTDPHEAGVADWPTAEVVALLKTGIAPRGSVMGPMAEVVFRSTQYLNDADLAAMASYLKDLPGAPTQPAARTGAAPNRRDAGTMARGQKIYDQRCAYCHGDQGQGVPGAFPPLAGNRSVNMAQTANLTQVIAHGGYLPSTSGNPRPYGMPPFGQALDAADVAAVLTFIRGSWGNDSPPVTLLDTMRR, encoded by the coding sequence ATGCGATACCTCGGCTGGACGCTGCTTGCGCTGGTACTTCTGCTGGGCACGGCGGCGGCCGGCATCGTCGCGCTCAATCTGCGCGGCGAAGACCCCCTGCCGGAACAGGCCGAAGCCTTCAACGCCACGCCCCAGCAGGTCGAGCGCGGCCGCTACCTCGCGCTGGCCGGCAACTGCACCGGTTGCCACACCACGCGCGGCGGCCAGCCCTATGCGGGCGGACTGCCGATCGAAACGCCCTTCGGCACCGTCTATTCGAGCAACCTCACGCCCGATGCCAAGGCCGGTATCGGCAGCTGGAGCAGCGCGCATTTCTGGCGCGCGATGCACAACGGCCGCAGCAAGGACGGCCGACTGCTGTACCCCGCGTTCCCCTATCCGAACTTCACGCAGGTGACACGCGAAGACTCGGACGCCATCTACGCCTACCTGCGCAGCGTGCCGCCCGCGCCGGCGCCCAACCTGGCGCACCGGCTGCGGTTCCCCTACGACACGCAGGCCGCGCTGGCGGTGTGGCGGGCCCTCTCTTTCAAACCCGAGGCTTTCGTGGCCAAACCGGGCAAACCGGCTGAGTGGAACCGCGGCGCCTACCTGGTCGGCGGGCTGGGCCACTGCATCGCCTGCCACGGCAGCCGCGATTCGCTGGGCGCGACGCAGGCGAACCTTGGCCTCTCCGGCGGCTTGATCGCGGTGCAGAACTGGTACGCGCCATCACTCACCGATCCGCACGAGGCCGGCGTGGCCGACTGGCCCACCGCGGAGGTTGTTGCACTGCTCAAGACGGGCATCGCGCCGCGCGGCTCGGTCATGGGGCCGATGGCCGAGGTCGTGTTTCGCAGCACGCAGTATTTGAACGACGCCGACCTGGCCGCGATGGCCAGCTACCTGAAAGACCTGCCTGGCGCACCGACGCAACCCGCGGCACGCACCGGTGCCGCGCCCAACCGCCGCGATGCCGGCACCATGGCGCGCGGCCAGAAGATCTACGACCAGCGCTGCGCCTATTGCCACGGCGACCAGGGCCAGGGCGTACCGGGCGCCTTTCCGCCGCTGGCGGGCAACCGCTCTGTGAACATGGCGCAGACGGCGAACCTGACCCAGGTGATTGCGCACGGCGGCTACCTGCCGTCCACCTCGGGCAACCCGCGGCCCTATGGCATGCCGCCGTTCGGGCAGGCGCTCGACGCCGCCGACGTGGCCGCGGTACTCACCTTCATTCGCGGCTCATGGGGCAACGACAGCCCGCCCGTGACGCTCCTCGACACGATGCGGCGCTGA
- a CDS encoding cytochrome c produces MRKAAHRLAGFALLLLGHGIAAMAATAATPSGTDIERRVAACIACHGREGATTNAGYFPRLSGKPAGYLFNQLRSFRDGRRFNADMTYMVQHLSDAYLMEMAEYFAGLDLPYPPVSLASDAPPAQLARGRQLALEGDAARRIPACVQCHGAALTGVQPAIPGLLGLPRLYVSSQLGAWLTNDRHALAPDCMADIGRRMTTADINAVASWLAVQPMPADPKPAASLPTPLPMACGGMPK; encoded by the coding sequence ATGAGGAAGGCGGCCCACCGGCTCGCCGGATTCGCGCTGCTGTTGCTCGGCCACGGCATCGCGGCCATGGCGGCGACAGCCGCCACGCCCTCCGGCACCGACATCGAGCGGCGCGTGGCCGCCTGCATCGCCTGCCACGGCCGCGAAGGCGCCACCACCAACGCCGGCTACTTTCCGCGCCTGTCCGGCAAGCCCGCGGGCTACCTGTTCAACCAGTTGCGGAGCTTCCGCGACGGCCGGCGTTTCAACGCCGACATGACCTACATGGTGCAGCACCTCTCCGACGCCTATCTGATGGAAATGGCCGAGTACTTCGCGGGCCTGGACCTGCCGTATCCGCCGGTCTCGCTCGCGAGCGACGCACCACCCGCGCAGTTGGCGCGCGGCCGCCAGCTGGCGCTCGAAGGCGATGCCGCGCGACGCATTCCGGCCTGCGTGCAGTGCCACGGCGCCGCGCTCACCGGCGTGCAGCCGGCGATTCCGGGCCTGCTGGGCCTGCCCCGGCTCTACGTGTCGTCGCAGCTCGGCGCCTGGCTCACCAACGATCGGCATGCGCTCGCTCCCGACTGCATGGCCGACATCGGCCGCCGCATGACCACCGCCGACATCAACGCCGTGGCCAGCTGGCTCGCGGTGCAGCCCATGCCGGCCGATCCCAAGCCCGCCGCATCTCTGCCCACCCCGCTGCCGATGGCCTGCGGCGGCATGCCGAAATGA
- a CDS encoding DUF2970 domain-containing protein, whose protein sequence is MSNFMRAVRAVLWSFIGLGGRRADADRRTEQVGLLPLIGVALATVLLLIAGLLALAHFAAGA, encoded by the coding sequence ATGTCCAATTTCATGCGCGCGGTACGCGCGGTTCTCTGGAGTTTCATCGGGCTTGGCGGCCGCCGCGCGGACGCCGACCGGCGCACCGAACAAGTCGGCCTGTTGCCGCTGATCGGCGTCGCGCTGGCCACGGTGCTGCTGCTCATTGCGGGGCTGCTGGCACTGGCGCATTTCGCGGCCGGCGCATGA
- a CDS encoding PLP-dependent aminotransferase family protein, whose amino-acid sequence MKRYEALAADVEASIRHGTLKPGDRLPSVRHTGESRGVSASTVFQAYYLLEARGLVRARDRSGYYVTGGALRDAPPEANHTSRPADGPKSLDVSDHVFDILEASMSRKVVPFGSAFPSPLLFPLARLGQFMAASAKSLDPWSTVDDLTPGSAALRRQIALRYLGDGMQVPADEIVITNGAMEALNLCLAAVTRPGDSVIVESPTFYAALQALERMGLRAIEVPTHPREGIDLAALELAIAAHRPKACWLMTTFQNPLGSLMPDAKKKALVELLARHALPLIEDDVYAELYFGDRRPPPAKAFDTQGLVLHCSSFSKCLAPGYRIGWASPGRFTRAVARLKLTTTLSTSVPAQLALAGYLEKGGLDKHLRKLRQQLAVQQASFAQAVGHCFPAGTRATRPLGGYFLWIELPAHVNALDIHAQALGLGISVAPGPIFSATRGFAHCLRLNYGHAWDGQAEKAMQTLGRLVAAAAADGPAREKIVA is encoded by the coding sequence ATGAAGCGCTACGAAGCCCTTGCCGCCGACGTCGAGGCGTCCATCCGCCACGGCACGCTGAAGCCCGGTGACCGCCTGCCGTCGGTGCGGCATACCGGCGAGAGCCGCGGCGTGAGCGCGTCCACGGTGTTCCAGGCCTACTACCTGCTGGAAGCCCGCGGCCTGGTGCGCGCCCGGGACCGCTCGGGCTATTACGTCACCGGCGGTGCGCTGCGCGATGCGCCGCCCGAAGCCAACCACACGTCACGTCCGGCGGACGGCCCAAAGTCTCTCGACGTGAGCGACCACGTCTTCGACATCCTCGAGGCCAGCATGTCGCGCAAGGTGGTGCCCTTCGGCTCGGCGTTTCCGAGCCCGCTGCTGTTTCCGCTTGCGCGCCTGGGCCAGTTCATGGCCGCGAGCGCCAAGTCGCTCGACCCGTGGAGCACCGTGGACGACCTCACGCCCGGCAGCGCGGCGCTGCGCCGGCAGATCGCGCTGCGCTACCTGGGCGACGGCATGCAGGTTCCGGCCGATGAAATCGTCATCACCAATGGCGCGATGGAGGCGCTCAACCTGTGCCTCGCGGCAGTCACGCGCCCGGGCGATTCGGTGATCGTCGAATCGCCCACCTTCTATGCGGCCCTACAGGCGCTGGAGCGCATGGGCCTGCGCGCGATCGAGGTGCCCACGCATCCCCGCGAAGGCATCGACCTGGCTGCGCTGGAGCTCGCCATCGCGGCCCACCGGCCCAAGGCCTGCTGGCTGATGACCACCTTTCAGAACCCGCTCGGCAGCCTCATGCCCGACGCGAAGAAGAAGGCATTGGTGGAACTGCTCGCGCGGCATGCGCTGCCGCTGATCGAGGACGACGTGTACGCCGAGCTCTACTTCGGTGACAGGCGGCCGCCGCCGGCCAAGGCCTTCGACACGCAGGGCCTCGTGCTGCATTGCTCTTCGTTCTCGAAGTGCCTGGCACCGGGCTACCGCATCGGGTGGGCATCGCCTGGGCGTTTCACGCGTGCCGTGGCGCGGCTGAAGCTGACGACCACGCTCAGTACCTCGGTGCCTGCGCAACTCGCGCTGGCAGGTTACCTGGAGAAGGGCGGTCTCGACAAGCACCTGCGCAAGCTGCGCCAGCAGCTGGCGGTGCAGCAGGCGAGCTTCGCGCAGGCGGTGGGGCACTGCTTTCCGGCGGGCACGCGCGCCACGCGGCCGCTGGGCGGGTATTTCCTGTGGATCGAGTTGCCGGCGCATGTGAACGCGCTCGACATCCACGCCCAAGCACTGGGGCTCGGCATCAGCGTGGCGCCGGGGCCGATCTTTTCGGCCACGCGCGGCTTTGCGCATTGCCTGCGCCTGAACTATGGCCATGCCTGGGACGGGCAGGCCGAAAAGGCGATGCAGACCTTGGGGCGTTTGGTGGCCGCGGCGGCAGCCGACGGCCCGGCGCGCGAGAAAATCGTTGCGTGA
- the alkB gene encoding DNA oxidative demethylase AlkB, with product MTLDLFSDAEPPRGNEAIGPGAFVLRGFALTFVDDLLPALHEVEQHAAFRHLVTPGGLTMSVAMTNCGRLGWISDRRGYRYAELDPETGRPWPPMPAVFERLAQASAAEAGFEGFEPDACLVNRYEPGTRLSLHQDKDERDYHAPIVSVSLGMPATFLFGGLARSDKAIRIPLVHGDVVVWGGPDRLRYHGVLPLEDRPHALLGRRRINLTFRKAG from the coding sequence GTGACGCTCGATCTTTTCTCCGATGCCGAACCGCCGCGCGGTAACGAGGCGATCGGCCCTGGTGCATTCGTGCTGCGTGGTTTCGCGCTGACCTTCGTGGATGATCTTCTGCCCGCGTTGCATGAGGTCGAACAGCACGCCGCCTTCCGGCACCTCGTGACCCCGGGCGGCCTCACCATGTCGGTGGCGATGACCAACTGCGGCCGCCTGGGCTGGATCTCGGACCGGCGCGGCTATCGCTACGCCGAACTCGATCCCGAAACCGGCCGGCCATGGCCCCCGATGCCCGCGGTGTTCGAGCGCCTGGCGCAAGCATCTGCCGCCGAAGCGGGGTTCGAAGGCTTCGAGCCCGACGCCTGCCTGGTCAACCGCTACGAGCCCGGCACGCGGCTGTCGCTGCACCAGGACAAGGACGAGCGCGACTACCACGCCCCCATCGTCTCGGTTTCGCTCGGCATGCCGGCCACTTTTCTGTTCGGCGGTCTGGCGCGCAGCGACAAGGCCATTCGCATTCCGCTGGTGCACGGCGATGTCGTGGTGTGGGGCGGTCCGGACAGGCTGCGCTACCACGGCGTGCTGCCGCTCGAGGACAGGCCGCATGCGCTGCTGGGCAGGCGGCGCATCAACCTGACTTTTCGCAAGGCGGGTTGA
- a CDS encoding sigma-70 family RNA polymerase sigma factor: MSALPRAPSSKAATERDAMPDDQLMLAYAQGDGAAFDVLYARHEGGLFRFVKRLLGARLAAQADEVFQDTWVRIISARDSFSPQGAAWRTWAFTIAHNVAMDRLRVSGREVALDAHPDDGDDAVPTLDRGVRGAALDAAAHPSAEELAFWRAAGRRLLACLDELPAEQRAAFLLHHEDGLTVEALAASLGLGFETVRSRLRYGLQKLRGCMERYLSVLEQRA; this comes from the coding sequence ATGTCTGCGCTGCCCCGCGCCCCTTCCTCCAAAGCCGCCACCGAGCGCGACGCCATGCCCGACGACCAGCTGATGCTGGCGTACGCGCAGGGCGACGGCGCGGCGTTCGACGTGCTTTACGCGCGCCACGAGGGCGGGCTGTTCCGCTTCGTCAAGCGGCTGTTGGGCGCCCGGCTGGCCGCGCAGGCCGACGAGGTGTTCCAGGACACCTGGGTGCGCATCATTTCCGCGCGCGACAGCTTCTCGCCCCAGGGCGCCGCGTGGCGCACCTGGGCCTTCACCATCGCGCACAACGTGGCCATGGACCGCCTGCGCGTGAGCGGGCGCGAAGTGGCGCTCGATGCCCACCCCGACGATGGCGACGACGCAGTACCCACGCTCGACCGCGGCGTGCGCGGCGCGGCCCTCGATGCCGCGGCGCATCCGTCGGCCGAAGAGCTCGCGTTCTGGCGCGCCGCCGGCCGGCGCCTGCTGGCCTGCCTCGACGAACTGCCGGCCGAGCAGCGTGCCGCCTTCCTGCTGCACCATGAAGACGGCCTGACCGTCGAAGCGCTCGCGGCCAGCCTGGGGCTCGGCTTCGAGACCGTGCGCAGCCGCCTGCGCTACGGCCTGCAGAAATTGCGTGGCTGCATGGAACGCTACCTGTCGGTTCTGGAGCAGCGCGCATGA
- a CDS encoding enoyl-CoA hydratase: MSYENIEVRTEAGKVGIITLNRPKALNALNDALMTELGTALKAFDADEAIGCIILTGSERAFAAGADIAAMAKYSFIDTYKGDYITRNWETIRSIRKPVIAAVSGFALGGGCELAMMCDFIIAADNAKFGQSEIKIGVIPGAGGTQRLPRAVGKSKAMDMALTARMMDAAEAERAGLVSRVVPYEKLADEALGAALVIAGYSQIAVMAAKESVNRAFESGLSDGVMFERRLFHALFATADQKEGMDAFLGKRQPDFKNA; this comes from the coding sequence ATGAGCTACGAAAACATCGAAGTGCGGACCGAAGCAGGCAAGGTCGGCATCATCACCCTCAACCGGCCCAAGGCCCTGAATGCGCTGAACGATGCGCTGATGACCGAGCTGGGCACCGCGCTCAAGGCCTTCGACGCCGACGAAGCCATCGGCTGCATCATCCTCACGGGCAGCGAGCGCGCCTTTGCGGCCGGCGCCGACATTGCCGCGATGGCCAAGTACAGCTTCATCGACACCTACAAGGGCGACTACATCACGCGCAACTGGGAAACCATCCGCTCGATCCGCAAGCCGGTGATCGCGGCCGTGAGCGGCTTCGCGCTGGGCGGCGGCTGCGAGCTCGCGATGATGTGCGACTTCATCATCGCGGCCGACAACGCCAAGTTCGGCCAGTCCGAGATCAAGATCGGCGTGATCCCAGGCGCCGGCGGCACGCAGCGCCTGCCGCGCGCGGTGGGCAAGAGCAAGGCGATGGACATGGCGCTCACCGCCCGCATGATGGATGCGGCCGAGGCCGAGCGCGCGGGGCTCGTGAGCCGCGTGGTGCCTTATGAAAAACTCGCCGACGAAGCGCTCGGCGCGGCGCTGGTCATTGCGGGCTACTCGCAGATCGCGGTGATGGCGGCCAAGGAGTCGGTCAACCGGGCCTTCGAGAGCGGCCTCTCCGACGGCGTGATGTTCGAGCGCCGGCTGTTCCATGCGCTGTTCGCCACGGCCGACCAGAAGGAAGGCATGGACGCCTTCCTGGGCAAGCGCCAACCCGATTTCAAGAACGCCTGA
- a CDS encoding M61 family metallopeptidase: MAAPAVSRRAVAAPAAAVRYRVECADLHAHLFAVTLTIEAPSAQQRVALPVWIPGSYLVREFAKNLQGLRATQGRRKPVLTQLDKCSWQIDCVPGQPLVLHYQVCAYDNSVRTAWLDAERGFFNGTSLCLRVEGQTEAPHALEIVAPAPSADGARWSCATALVPSKIDKHGFGRYLAAGYDELADSPVEMGAFWSAEFEACGVPHRFVIAGAAASFDGERLIADTQAICEAEIRFWHGDKAGKRGGPKPPIDRYVFMLNAVDDGYGGLEHRHSTALICNRRDLPQRGTKKQPEGYTTLMGLISHEYFHTWNVKRMRPAEFAHYDYSRENYTHMLWFFEGFTSYYDDLLLRRAGRIDDAGYLRLLNKTINQVLQTPGRLVQSVADASFDAWVKYYRQDEQTPNSTVSYYTKGALVALCFDLTLRREGKGTLDDVMRLLWTQGDGGPISEADVAAALEAVGGRSYAEELAQWVHATDELPLAELLRAHGVAALEDPSQPAQALGLRVAEANGSVQIKVVLRGGAAEKAGFSAHDEWIGVELPAVGKKGQQRPAQAWRIAKLDDLALYLGDAARCTALVARDRKLLRLPLVRPEGATTWRLFLHDATKVASWLMPGARR; the protein is encoded by the coding sequence ATGGCCGCGCCAGCCGTCTCGCGGCGCGCAGTGGCTGCGCCGGCCGCCGCAGTGCGCTACCGCGTCGAATGCGCGGACCTGCACGCGCACCTCTTCGCCGTCACCCTGACCATCGAGGCACCTTCGGCGCAACAGCGCGTGGCACTGCCGGTGTGGATTCCGGGCAGCTACCTGGTGCGCGAGTTCGCCAAGAACCTGCAGGGCCTGCGCGCCACGCAGGGGCGCCGCAAGCCCGTGCTGACGCAACTCGACAAATGCAGCTGGCAGATCGATTGCGTGCCGGGCCAGCCATTGGTGCTGCACTACCAGGTCTGCGCCTACGACAACTCGGTGCGCACCGCCTGGCTCGACGCCGAGCGCGGCTTCTTCAACGGCACGAGCCTCTGCCTGCGGGTCGAAGGCCAGACGGAAGCGCCGCATGCGCTCGAGATCGTCGCGCCTGCGCCTTCGGCCGACGGCGCGCGCTGGTCGTGCGCCACCGCCCTCGTGCCCTCGAAGATCGACAAGCACGGCTTCGGCCGCTACCTGGCCGCCGGCTATGACGAACTGGCCGACAGCCCGGTCGAGATGGGCGCCTTCTGGAGCGCCGAATTCGAAGCCTGTGGCGTGCCGCACCGCTTCGTCATCGCGGGGGCCGCGGCCTCCTTCGACGGTGAACGCCTGATCGCCGACACGCAGGCCATCTGCGAAGCCGAGATCCGCTTCTGGCACGGCGACAAGGCCGGCAAGCGCGGCGGGCCCAAGCCGCCGATCGACCGCTACGTTTTCATGCTCAACGCAGTCGACGACGGCTACGGCGGGCTCGAGCACCGGCACTCCACCGCGCTGATCTGCAACCGGCGCGACCTGCCGCAGCGCGGCACGAAGAAGCAGCCCGAGGGCTACACCACGCTGATGGGCCTCATCAGCCACGAGTACTTCCACACCTGGAACGTCAAGCGCATGCGGCCCGCGGAGTTTGCGCACTACGACTACAGCCGCGAGAACTACACGCACATGCTGTGGTTCTTCGAAGGCTTCACCAGCTACTACGACGACCTGCTGCTGCGCCGCGCCGGGCGCATCGACGACGCGGGGTACCTGCGCCTGCTCAACAAGACCATCAACCAGGTGCTGCAGACGCCGGGCCGGCTGGTCCAGTCGGTGGCCGACGCGAGCTTCGACGCCTGGGTCAAGTACTACCGGCAGGACGAGCAGACGCCCAACAGCACCGTCAGCTACTACACCAAGGGCGCACTGGTGGCGCTGTGCTTCGACCTCACCCTGCGCCGCGAAGGCAAGGGCACGCTAGACGACGTGATGCGTCTCCTGTGGACCCAAGGCGACGGCGGCCCGATCAGCGAAGCCGACGTGGCGGCCGCGCTCGAAGCCGTGGGCGGCCGCTCGTATGCGGAGGAACTGGCGCAGTGGGTGCATGCGACCGACGAGCTGCCGCTCGCGGAGCTGCTGCGCGCGCACGGCGTTGCAGCGCTCGAAGACCCTTCGCAGCCGGCGCAGGCCCTCGGCCTGCGCGTGGCCGAAGCCAACGGCAGCGTTCAGATCAAGGTGGTGCTGCGCGGCGGCGCGGCCGAAAAGGCGGGCTTCTCGGCGCATGACGAATGGATCGGCGTCGAGCTGCCGGCGGTCGGCAAGAAGGGCCAGCAACGGCCCGCGCAGGCCTGGCGCATCGCCAAGCTCGACGACCTGGCGCTGTATCTGGGCGATGCCGCGCGCTGCACCGCGCTGGTGGCACGCGACCGCAAGCTGCTCCGGCTGCCGCTGGTGCGGCCGGAGGGCGCCACCACGTGGCGGCTGTTCCTGCACGACGCCACGAAAGTCGCCTCCTGGCTCATGCCCGGCGCGCGGCGCTGA
- a CDS encoding DsbC family protein translates to MKLVRNLLLAACTLGAAVAALAGEAEIRKNLPARIPQFPAIDEVTKSPLPGLYEVRVNGFQIYYTDEQGNYLLQGNLIDVKARKNLTEERVEKLSEVSFDKLPVNDAIKIVRGNGKRKLAVFEDPNCGYCKRFEKDMKAVDNVTVYLFLYPVLGPDSAVKSRDIWCSKDKGKAWGDWMETSAKPATAASSCDVAALQRNVEFGRKYNITGTPTLIFSDGTRAPGAIPAEQVEKQLTASKN, encoded by the coding sequence ATGAAACTCGTACGCAACCTTCTTCTCGCCGCCTGCACGCTGGGTGCGGCCGTCGCGGCCCTTGCCGGCGAAGCCGAGATCCGCAAGAACCTTCCGGCGCGCATTCCGCAGTTTCCGGCCATCGACGAGGTCACCAAGTCGCCGCTGCCGGGCCTCTATGAAGTGCGCGTGAACGGCTTCCAGATCTACTACACCGACGAGCAGGGCAACTACCTGCTGCAGGGCAACCTGATCGACGTGAAGGCACGCAAGAACCTGACCGAGGAACGCGTCGAGAAGCTCAGCGAAGTCTCCTTCGACAAGCTGCCCGTGAACGACGCCATCAAGATCGTGCGTGGCAACGGCAAGCGCAAGCTCGCGGTGTTCGAAGACCCGAACTGCGGCTACTGCAAGCGCTTCGAAAAGGACATGAAGGCCGTCGACAACGTCACCGTCTACCTGTTCCTGTACCCCGTGCTCGGGCCCGATTCGGCCGTGAAGTCGCGCGACATCTGGTGCAGTAAGGACAAGGGCAAGGCCTGGGGCGACTGGATGGAAACCAGCGCCAAGCCCGCCACCGCGGCGAGCAGCTGCGACGTGGCCGCGCTCCAGCGCAACGTGGAGTTCGGGCGCAAGTACAACATCACCGGCACGCCCACGCTGATCTTCAGCGACGGCACCCGCGCCCCGGGCGCCATTCCCGCGGAGCAGGTCGAGAAGCAACTCACCGCTTCCAAGAACTGA
- a CDS encoding FAD-dependent monooxygenase, which yields MALSPEVCIRGAGIVGRTLALLLARERVRVALVVPPATAGKEDIRAYALNTASRTLLESLRAWPDAAHATPVREMLVNGDEGGRVQFSAVRQKVDALAWIVDVPALEQQLADAVRFQPQVEVVSEPVAAPLTVVCEGKASATRDALGVSYAVTRYPQHAIAARLEAAQSHDGVAHQWFNDHGEVLALLPMGGVHSRSLALVWSVDQLRAPTLLAQSADEFNAAVSEASHGVLGTLHLTSERAAWPLSRAIADRWTGTMPQAKGASQAPSQTWALAGDAAHTVHPLAGQGLNLGLADAAMLADVIKHRDYWRSVGDPRLLRRYERARRADVLQMSLATDGLQQLFSHSMGPLPVLRNWGMRGFDRTRLLKHWIANQAMGLKA from the coding sequence ATGGCCCTTTCCCCTGAAGTTTGCATACGCGGCGCCGGCATCGTGGGCCGCACGCTGGCCCTGCTGCTGGCGCGCGAGCGCGTGCGCGTCGCGCTGGTGGTTCCGCCCGCCACGGCGGGCAAGGAAGACATCCGGGCCTACGCGCTCAACACGGCCTCCCGCACTTTGTTGGAATCGCTGCGCGCCTGGCCCGATGCGGCCCACGCAACGCCGGTGCGCGAAATGCTCGTGAACGGCGACGAAGGCGGCCGCGTGCAGTTCAGCGCCGTGCGCCAGAAGGTCGACGCACTGGCCTGGATCGTCGACGTGCCGGCGCTCGAGCAGCAGCTGGCCGATGCGGTCCGCTTCCAGCCCCAGGTCGAGGTGGTGTCCGAGCCCGTTGCCGCGCCGCTCACGGTGGTGTGCGAGGGCAAGGCCAGCGCCACGCGCGACGCACTCGGCGTGAGCTACGCCGTCACCCGCTATCCGCAGCATGCGATTGCGGCGCGGCTCGAAGCGGCGCAGTCGCACGACGGCGTTGCGCATCAGTGGTTCAACGACCACGGCGAGGTGCTGGCCCTGCTGCCGATGGGCGGCGTGCACAGCCGCTCGCTTGCGCTGGTGTGGTCGGTCGACCAGCTTCGCGCCCCCACGCTGCTGGCGCAGAGTGCCGATGAATTCAACGCCGCCGTGAGCGAGGCCAGCCACGGCGTGCTCGGCACTCTTCACCTCACGAGCGAGCGCGCCGCCTGGCCGCTGTCGCGCGCCATTGCCGACCGATGGACGGGCACCATGCCCCAGGCTAAGGGTGCGTCGCAAGCGCCGTCGCAAACCTGGGCACTGGCCGGCGACGCCGCCCACACGGTGCATCCGCTGGCGGGCCAGGGCCTCAATCTCGGCCTGGCCGATGCGGCCATGCTGGCCGACGTGATCAAGCACCGCGACTACTGGCGCAGTGTGGGCGACCCGCGCCTGCTGCGCCGCTACGAGCGCGCCCGCCGCGCCGACGTGCTGCAGATGAGCCTCGCCACCGACGGCCTGCAGCAACTTTTTTCGCACAGCATGGGTCCGCTGCCCGTGCTGCGCAACTGGGGCATGCGCGGCTTCGACCGCACGCGCCTCCTCAAGCATTGGATCGCCAACCAGGCGATGGGCTTGAAGGCATGA